The genomic interval TTGGGCGGGATGACCACGATGCGCGAAGACGGTTGGCGCAAAGTCTTGAATGGAATCACCACGGTGGAAGAAGTAATTCGTGTGACTCAACCGGACGAGCCGCTCGAAAAATACATGAACGCGACTGCGTAGGAGACCGACTCATGGCCTATGAAATGGTCAGCTTGCTGCGAATGCTGATCGATCGCGACGGATCGGACTTGCATTTGGCTGTGGAAAATCCGCCCGTCGGGCGTGTGCACGGGCACTTGCAGTATTTTGGCGAGAACCCGTTGACGCCGGACGACACGGAACGGCTCATGAAGAGTATCGCGTCCGTGGACAACCAGCAGGAATTGCAGGAAGTTGGCGGATCGGACTTTGGGTTTGCGTTCGAAGACATCGCCCGGTTCCGTGTGTCCATCTTCAAGCAGAAAGGCCACGTGGGGTTGGTATTGCGCTTGATTCCGCGCAAGATCATGACCTTTGAAGAGATTGGGCTGCCGCAGTCGTTGAAGCAGGTAATTAACCAGCCACGCGGTTTGATACTTGTGACGGGTCCCACGGGTTCGGGTAAGTCGACGAGTCTGGCGACGATGCTTGACTGGTTGAACACCGAATACGACCATCACATCATCACGATCGAGGACCCGATCGAATACTACCATACGCACAAGAAGAGCATTATCACGCAGCGCGAAGTCGGCGTGGACGTGCCGACGTTCGCGGAGGCGTTGCGCCGCGCGTTGCGTCAAGACCCTGACGTGATTCTGGTGGGAGAAATGCGCGACCTGGAAACGATCGGCGCGGCGGTAACGGCCGCGGAAACCGGTCACTTGGTGTTCGGCACCCTGCATACGACGGGTGCGGTGCGTACGATCGACCGTCTGGTCGACGCGTTTCCGACGAACCAGCAGGAGCAGATCCGCACGCAGTTGGCGGGTAATTTGAAGTCGATCATTTCGCAGACGCTGGTGCCGAAGAAGAGCGGGTTCGGGCGTGTGGCCGCGTTCGAGGTCATGATCGTGACGCCGGCTATTCAAAACCTTATCCGCGAGAACAAGTCGTACCGCATCACGTCGGCCATTCAGACGGGTCACAAGTACGGCATGAACTTGCTGGACGAGCACTTGCTGGCCCTGTACCGGAAGGGGTTGATCAAGTACGAGGACGCGGCGGGCCGTTGCCAGGCGCCGGAAGAATTCGAGATGAATGCGCGCGCGATGGCTCCGGAAGGGGAAGTTATCCCGCAGCGGGCAGAACAACGCGCGAAGAGCATCGTGTAGGAAAT from Candidatus Hydrogenedentota bacterium carries:
- a CDS encoding type IV pilus twitching motility protein PilT, producing MAYEMVSLLRMLIDRDGSDLHLAVENPPVGRVHGHLQYFGENPLTPDDTERLMKSIASVDNQQELQEVGGSDFGFAFEDIARFRVSIFKQKGHVGLVLRLIPRKIMTFEEIGLPQSLKQVINQPRGLILVTGPTGSGKSTSLATMLDWLNTEYDHHIITIEDPIEYYHTHKKSIITQREVGVDVPTFAEALRRALRQDPDVILVGEMRDLETIGAAVTAAETGHLVFGTLHTTGAVRTIDRLVDAFPTNQQEQIRTQLAGNLKSIISQTLVPKKSGFGRVAAFEVMIVTPAIQNLIRENKSYRITSAIQTGHKYGMNLLDEHLLALYRKGLIKYEDAAGRCQAPEEFEMNARAMAPEGEVIPQRAEQRAKSIV